In Arcanobacterium wilhelmae, the following are encoded in one genomic region:
- a CDS encoding GlsB/YeaQ/YmgE family stress response membrane protein, producing MGNIIGTIIFGAVIGVLARFFKKGDEGIGVLWTVLLGIVGVVVGNLILGVFGYPTNTPGIDWIRWVVCTITAMVAIGIYLGVTNKKN from the coding sequence ATGGGAAACATCATCGGAACGATCATTTTCGGCGCAGTCATTGGCGTTCTTGCACGCTTCTTCAAGAAGGGTGACGAGGGCATTGGCGTTCTGTGGACCGTGCTGCTTGGCATTGTCGGCGTGGTTGTTGGCAACCTGATCCTCGGCGTGTTCGGCTACCCGACCAACACTCCAGGCATCGACTGGATCCGCTGGGTCGTGTGCACGATCACCGCGATGGTTGCAATCGGCATCTACCTTGGCGTGACCAAC
- a CDS encoding amino acid permease: MIAIGGAIGTGLLVASGATISQAGPGGALVAYVAIGFMVYLLMQSLGEMATYLPVSGSFGEYASRFVSRSFGFANGWNYWFNWAITLAAELVAAAIVMQYWFPDVPGWVWSGGFLAVLFAVNAVSVRGYGESEFWLAAIKVTTVVVFLVLGVAMILGVMGGASPGFANWTAGEAPFAGGFTSILAVFMIAGFSFQGTEMLGIAAGETKDPEKNVPKAIKSVFWRILLFYVFAIAVIGFLVPYTDPTLLNPDGDVTLSPFTLVFERAGIAAAAAVMNAVILTAVLSAGNSGLYVSTRMLYALAEAGQAPKVFTKVNARGVPMPALLATTAVGAVGFVLSLIGNGVAYTWLVNASGLAGFITWMGIAWSHYKFRRAFVAQGHSVSELPFRARWFPFGPIVALVMCAVVIVGQNVEALTGHSSFYVLLSSYIGLPLFLALWWGHKLATGSPSIAAADADLSRSH; the protein is encoded by the coding sequence ATGATCGCGATCGGTGGCGCGATCGGCACCGGGTTGCTAGTGGCATCTGGCGCCACGATCTCGCAGGCGGGCCCGGGTGGCGCGCTCGTGGCCTACGTGGCGATCGGTTTCATGGTGTATCTGCTGATGCAGTCGCTGGGCGAGATGGCCACGTATCTGCCGGTGTCGGGTTCGTTCGGCGAGTACGCGAGCCGCTTCGTGTCGCGCTCGTTCGGGTTCGCGAACGGCTGGAATTACTGGTTTAACTGGGCGATCACGCTGGCTGCCGAGCTGGTGGCCGCTGCGATCGTGATGCAGTACTGGTTCCCCGACGTGCCTGGCTGGGTGTGGTCGGGCGGTTTCCTCGCGGTGTTGTTCGCGGTGAACGCGGTTTCGGTGCGCGGCTACGGCGAGAGCGAGTTCTGGCTGGCCGCGATCAAGGTGACCACGGTGGTGGTTTTCTTGGTGCTCGGGGTGGCGATGATCTTGGGCGTGATGGGCGGCGCGAGCCCTGGATTTGCGAACTGGACAGCGGGCGAGGCGCCGTTCGCCGGCGGTTTCACCTCGATCCTGGCTGTTTTCATGATCGCGGGCTTTTCCTTCCAGGGCACGGAGATGCTCGGAATTGCGGCCGGCGAAACGAAAGATCCGGAGAAGAACGTTCCGAAGGCGATCAAGTCCGTGTTCTGGCGCATCCTGCTGTTTTACGTGTTTGCGATCGCGGTGATCGGCTTCCTGGTGCCCTACACCGATCCGACGCTTCTGAACCCCGATGGCGACGTGACTCTTTCCCCGTTCACCCTCGTTTTCGAGCGGGCGGGTATCGCTGCAGCTGCGGCCGTCATGAACGCCGTGATCTTGACGGCCGTGCTGTCGGCCGGCAACTCCGGCCTGTACGTTTCGACCCGCATGCTCTACGCACTGGCGGAGGCCGGGCAGGCGCCGAAGGTTTTCACGAAGGTGAACGCTCGTGGCGTGCCGATGCCGGCTCTGCTTGCGACGACGGCGGTGGGCGCGGTTGGTTTTGTGCTCTCACTGATCGGGAACGGGGTGGCGTACACGTGGCTGGTGAACGCTTCGGGCTTGGCCGGGTTTATCACGTGGATGGGGATCGCGTGGAGCCATTACAAGTTCCGTCGCGCGTTTGTTGCGCAGGGACATTCGGTGAGCGAGTTGCCGTTCCGTGCGCGCTGGTTCCCGTTCGGGCCGATCGTGGCATTGGTGATGTGCGCTGTGGTGATCGTGGGCCAGAATGTTGAGGCTCTGACTGGGCATTCGTCTTTCTATGTGCTGTTGTCTTCCTACATCGGGCTACCGTTGTTCCTGGCGCTGTGGTGGGGACACAAGTTGGCCACGGGTTCGCCGTCGATCGCGGCGGCCGACGCCGATCTGTCGCGTTCGCACTGA
- a CDS encoding pyrimidine dimer DNA glycosylase/endonuclease V, which yields MRLWSLHPSLLDRAALVAGWREALLAQAVLAGRTRGYTNHPQLSRFRKSADPRGAIAAFLDAIQTEATARGYNFDATRIDPVERYTGTITVTDSQLAYELTHLITKVEKRNPSWLPSLARRLGSAGNEWDPSRADSTLPTQLAIPAHPMFAVVDGPIEDWERVN from the coding sequence ATGCGTTTATGGAGCCTTCACCCTTCCCTACTTGACCGCGCTGCCCTAGTAGCAGGCTGGAGAGAAGCTCTACTTGCGCAAGCAGTACTCGCAGGCCGCACACGCGGTTACACGAACCATCCGCAGCTCAGCCGGTTCCGCAAATCAGCCGATCCCCGCGGAGCAATCGCAGCATTCCTTGACGCGATCCAGACCGAAGCCACCGCCCGCGGCTACAACTTCGACGCCACGCGCATCGACCCTGTCGAACGCTACACAGGAACGATCACCGTCACGGATTCCCAGCTTGCCTACGAACTCACGCATCTGATCACCAAGGTAGAAAAGCGCAACCCTAGCTGGCTACCGTCGCTGGCGCGCAGGCTTGGTTCCGCAGGAAATGAATGGGATCCGAGCCGCGCAGACAGCACACTGCCCACGCAACTGGCCATACCAGCGCACCCCATGTTCGCCGTCGTCGACGGGCCGATCGAAGACTGGGAGCGTGTCAACTAG